A part of Brassica rapa cultivar Chiifu-401-42 chromosome A05, CAAS_Brap_v3.01, whole genome shotgun sequence genomic DNA contains:
- the LOC103866507 gene encoding uncharacterized protein LOC103866507, producing the protein MTMSERSEDNTNVVRSLNVIVKESSQVNTSSRIYYYGGASVPFLWETRPGTPKHPRFSESFHLPPLTPPPSYFSSSLSSGNKLSKARTKQTRSVKTLFNAKHHVSCPSFSWSSTTSSSSSSMSSSPRSKTVYPANKCFLFCSRSYVKDDDEEEIGSSSPTSTLYYKRGFSSSMGSMKRALSSVLSNRSSRNDLRLI; encoded by the coding sequence ATGACAATGTCAGAAAGATCAGAAGACAACACAAACGTAGTCAGATCTTTAAATGTAATCGTAAAGGAGAGCTCGCAGGTCAATACATCATCAAGAATCTATTACTACGGCGGAGCTTCCGTGCCGTTTTTGTGGGAGACACGGCCAGGCACACCAAAACACCCTCGTTTCTCTGAATCATTTCATCTTCCGCCGTTAACGCCGCCTCCGTCATATTTCTCCTCATCCTTGTCCTCCGGGAACAAACTGAGCAAAGCTAGAACGAAACAAACTCGATCAGTTAAGACCCTTTTCAACGCAAAGCATCACGTGTCGTGTCCTTCGTTTTCTTGGTCGTCTACCacgtcgtcttcttcttcctctatgtcCTCGTCTCCTAGGTCTAAAACAGTGTATCCTGCCaacaaatgttttcttttttgctcGAGATCGTACGTTAAAGATGACGACGAGGAAGAGATTGGTTCATCGTCTCCGACGTCAACGTTGTATTATAAAAGAGGGTTTAGCTCATCAATGGGAAGTATGAAGAGAGCTTTGAGTTCTGTTCTTAGCAACCGATCTAGTCGTAATGATCTTAGATTGATTTAA
- the LOC103866508 gene encoding uncharacterized protein LOC103866508, which produces MADLQERMSLSSSSSSSSSSSLSLSTMAIDGELWMVAEERAQEILNAIQPVFVSDKSRNEIIDYVQTLIKDRLGIEVFLFGSVPLKTYLPDGDIDLTVLTPQDKEEDLANALCSMLRAEDGGESDFHVTDVQYIPAQVKVIKCSIRNIAVDISFNQMAGLCALCFLEQVDQIFGKDHLFKRSIILIKAWCYYESRILGANTGLISTYALAVLVLHIINISYSSLSGPLAVLFKFLDYYASFDWDSYCVTVNGPVPISSLPDMPCNDAEVVLNEKFFRECIELYSVPTKAVEANGHYFPVKHFNIVDPLKHSNNLGRSVTKGNLQRIRHAFTLGARKLKDVLSVPGEAMGWKLEKFFCSSLERNGKGQRQDVEEPVVAFGTGRAEASELRGDFEGYFKSLVYGKGFHGETQHKWIPQGQGQDHTSSWDIVRWFVAGQKNDFHRRNMNGSSNSLQNMRRSRGTGTYIPEMSQQSYTERFSGKPSTVNSLPSASQSQLVKQNI; this is translated from the exons ATGGCTGATCTTCAAGAGAGGATGTCACTCTCCTCATCTTCatcctcctcatcatcatcgtctCTGTCACTATCAACAATGGCAATAGATGGAGAGCTCTGGATGGTTGCCGAGGAAAGGGCTCAGGAGATACTAAACGCCATCCAACCTGTCTTTGTCTCAGACAAAAGCAGGAACGAGATCATCGATTATGTCCAGACCCTTATTAAAGATCGTCTTGGAATTGAG GTCTTCTTGTTTGGCTCCGTGCCACTGAAAACATATCTACCAGATGGAGATATTGATCTGACAGTCCTAACTCCTCAAGATAAAGAGGAGGACTTGGCTAATGCATTGTGCAGTATGCTTAGAGCTGAAGACGGAGGAGAATCTGATTTCCATGTGACTGATGTTCAATACATCCCAGCACAG gTTAAGGTCATAAAATGCAGTATCAGGAACATTGCTGTAGACATCTCCTTCAATCAAATGGCTGGACTCTGCGCATTATGTTTCTTAGAGCAG GTTGACCAGATCTTTGGGAAGGACCATCTATTCAAGCGTAGCATCATCTTGATCAAAGCTTGGTGCTACTATGAGAGCCGCATCCTCGGCGCCAACACTGGATTGATTTCGACTTATGCATTGGCAGTACTAGTCTTGCATATCATCAACATCTCTTATTCATCACTCTCTGGTCCTTTAGCG GTGCTGTTTAAGTTCTTGGATTACTATGCATCGTTTGATTGGGACAGCTACTGTGTAACTGTCAACGGTCCAGTCCCCATATCTTCTCTGCCTGATATGCCTTGTAATGATGCTGAGGTTGTCCTGAACGAGAAGTTCTTCAGAGAGTGCATTGAGTTGTATTCGGTTCCAACTAAAGCTGTTGAAGCAAACGGTCATTACTTCCCTGTGAAGCATTTCAACATAGTGGATCCTTTGAAGCACAGTAACAACCTTGGCCGTAGTGTGACAAAAG GCAATTTGCAACGTATAAGACATGCTTTTACTCTGGGAGCTAGGAAGCTCAAAGATGTGCTCTCAGTGCCTGGAGAAGCCATGGGATGGAAACTGGAGAAGTTCTTTTGTAGCTCGTTGGAGAGGAACGGCAAGGGACAGAGACAAGACGTGGAGGAGCCTGTCGTGGCGTTTGGCACTGGGAGAGCAGAAGCGTCTGAGCTCAGAGGAGACTTTGAAGGATACTTCAAGAGTCTTGTTTATGGGAAAGGGTTTCACGGAGAGACTCAGCATAAGTGGATCCCTCAGGGGCAGGGGCAAGACCACACAAGTTCTTGGGACATTGTTCGTTGGTTTGTGGCCGGACAAAAGAATGATTTCCATCGGAGGAATATGAATGGTTCATCAAACTCGTTGCAGAACATGAGGAGATCAAGAGGGACAGGCACTTACATTCCTGAAATG AGTCAGCAATCTTATACAGAGAGGTTCAGTGGCAAACCGAGCACGGTGAACTCATTGCCTTCAGCATCTCAGTCTCAACTTGTCAAACAGAATATTTGA
- the LOC103866506 gene encoding LOB domain-containing protein 15, producing the protein MSRERERLEEIGKKIKREADAWPNQMAGIRRHISGPPGALNTITPCAACKLLRRRCAQECPFSPYFSPYEPLKFASVHKVFGASNVSKMLMEVPEGQRADAANSLVYEANVRLRDPVYGCMGAISALQQQVQALQAELTAVRSEILKYKQREAVATLIVPSNSQYHNSGGVSVIALPPQTPSTPPQPTAAHPPPPPSSCVYSQPTTRALEYGEIESENNSYFG; encoded by the exons ATGTCAAGAGAAAG GGAGAGACTTGAAGAGATAGGGAAGAAGATCAAAAGAGAAGCAGATGCTTGGCCTAATCAAATGGCAGGAATTAGAAGACATATATCTGGTCCTCCTGGAGCCCTCAATACCATTACTCCTTGTGCGGCATGTAAACTTCTGCGCAGACGATGCGCTCAAGAATGTCCATTTTCGCCTTATTTCTCCCCATATGAGCCTCTTAAGTTCGCGTCGGTCCACAAAGTCTTTGGAGCTAGCAACGTCTCCAAGATGCTAATG GAGGTACCGGAAGGCCAGAGAGCAGACGCGGCAAATAGCCTCGTGTATGAAGCAAACGTGAGGTTAAGAGATCCAGTGTACGGTTGCATGGGAGCAATCTCAGCTCTACAACAACAAGTTCAAGCTTTACAAGCCGAGCTTACGGCCGTACGATCTGAGATTCTCAAGTACAAGCAACGAGAAGCTGTCGCCACTTTGATCGTACCGTCCAATTCCCAATATCACAACTCTGGCGGCGTCTCCGTCATTGCACTACCACCACAAACGCCGTCAACTCCACCGCAACCTACGGCGGCTCATCCTCCGCCTCCTCCATCTTCTTGTGTTTACTCTCAACCAACCACAAGAGCACTAGAATACGGCGAGATTGAAAGTGAGAACAACTCCTACTTcggttaa
- the LOC103866505 gene encoding protein NRT1/ PTR FAMILY 5.1 encodes MEAAKGYTQDGTVDLQGRPALASTTGRWRACYFLLGYEACERMAFYGIASNLVNYLTTRLHEDTISSVRNVNNWSGVVWITPIAGAYIADTYIGRFWTFTVSSLIYVLGMILLTMAVTVKSLRPTCRNGLCNKASSLQKAFFYMSLYTIAIGAGGTKPNISTFGADQFDDLAKKERKQKDSFFNWWTFSSFSGALFATLGLVYIQENLGWGLGYGIPTLGLLVSLVVFYIGTPFYRHKVIKSDNLAKALVRVPIAAFKNRKLHCPNDLLELHELDSHYYNSTGKHQVHHTPIFRYLDKAAIKTSSRESPCTVTEVEVAKRVLGLTLIWLVTLIPSTLGAQVNTLFVKQGTTLDRKLGSHFQIPAASLGSFVTLSLLLSIPIYDQYFVPFMRKKTGNPRGITILQRLGIGFLIQIVAIAVASAVEVKRMHVIKEFHITNPKQVVPMSIFWLLPQYCLLGIGGVFDAIGLLEFFYDQSPEEMQSLGTTFFTSGIGLGNFLNSFLMTMIDKITSKGGGKSWIGDNLNDSRLDYYYGFLMVISIVNMGLFLWAASKYIYKSDETKLFNGGCVQMEVKSLDTSPLTI; translated from the exons ATGGAGGCTGCAAAAGGCTACACCCAAGATGGCACCGTCGACCTCCAGGGCCGTCCCGCCCTCGCGTCCACGACCGGTCGTTGGAGAGCTTGCTATTTCCTTCTTG GGTATGAAGCGTGTGAGCGGATGGCGTTTTATGGAATAGCTTCGAATTTGGTGAATTATTTGACAACGAGACTTCATGAAGACACGATTTCTTCGGTTAGAAATGTAAATAATTGGTCCGGTGTCGTCTGGATCACTCCGATCGCCGGAGCTTACATCGCCGACACATACATTGGCCGCTTCTGGACTTTTACTGTCTCCTCCCTCATCTACGTCCTG GGGATGATTCTCTTAACAATGGCAGTAACGGTAAAATCCTTAAGACCGACATGCAGGAACGGGCTGTGCAACAAGGCATCCTCTTTACAAAAAGCATTTTTCTACATGTCTCTCTATACGATAGCCATTGGAGCCGGTGGAACAAAACCTAACATTTCCACGTTTGGAGCGGACCAATTCGACGATTTagcaaaaaaagagagaaaacaaaagGATTCGTTCTTCAATTGGTGGACGTTTAGCTCCTTTTCGGGTGCGTTATTCGCGACACTAGGGCTCGTCTACATCCAAGAGAATCTTGGGTGGGGTTTAGGTTATGGCATCCCTACGCTAGGACTCTTGGTTTCTCTAGTTGTGTTCTATATCGGGACACCGTTTTATAGGCATAAGGTCATCAAATCAGACAATTTGGCCAAAGCTTTGGTTCGAGTCCCTATCGCAGCATTCAAAAACCGAAAGCTTCATTGTCCGAATGACCTTTTGGAGCTTCATGAGCTTGATTCCCATTATTACAACAGCACTGGTAAACATCAAGTTCATCACACCCCCATATTCAG GTACTTGGATAAAGCTGCCATTAAGACATCTTCCAGAGAGTCACCTTGTACTGTGACAGAAGTGGAAGTGGCAAAGCGTGTGCTAGGGCTTACCTTAATATGGCTTGTCACTTTAATCCCAAGCACCTTAGGGGCACAGGTCAATACTCTCTTTGTCAAACAAGGGACCACATTGGACCGAAAACTCGGATCCCACTTCCAAATCCCTGCGGCTTCGCTGGGAAGCTTTGTTACCCTCTCATTGCTTCTTTCAATTCCAATATATGACCA ATACTTTGTTCCCTTCATGCGCAAGAAAACTGGAAACCCTAGAGGGATCACCATACTCCAACGGCTAGGAATAGGGTTTTTGATCCAAATTGTTGCAATAGCTGTTGCTTCGGCTGTAGAGGTCAAGAGGATGCACGTAATAAAAGAATTTCACATAACTAACCCTAAACAAGTTGTGCCTATGAGCATTTTCTGGTTGCTCCCTCAATACTGTCTTCTGGGCATTGGGGGTGTGTTTGACGCGATTGGTTTGCTTGAGTTTTTCTACGATCAGTCACCTGAGGAGATGCAGAGCCTTGGGACAACGTTTTTTACCAGTGGGATCGGTCTTGGGAATTTCTTGAACAGCTTCTTGATGACAATGATTGATAAGATCACAAGTAAAGGGGGAGGCAAGAGTTGGATTGGGGATAACTTGAACGATTCTAGGCTAGATTACTATTATGGGTTTCTAATGGTGATTTCGATTGTGAACATGGGATTGTTCTTGTGGGCAGCTAGCAAGTATATTTACAAGAGTGATGAGACCAAATTGTTTAATGGAGGATGTGTTCAAATGGAGGTCAAATCCTTAGATACATCTCCTCTTACTATCTAG